Proteins encoded in a region of the Deltaproteobacteria bacterium GWC2_65_14 genome:
- a CDS encoding AmmeMemoRadiSam system protein B, which yields MTIRNPAVAGSFYPRSARELDRAVRTLTADLPEKIPAKGVVAPHAGYVYSGGVAGALFSSIEIPLRHIIFCPNHTGRGAEAAIHGRGAWKMPWGDVPIDEGLADRLIEASPLLREDPSAHRDEHSLEVQLPFLRRFRPEFYFVPVALGDLSPSDCRALGESAARVVGEDPEPVLLIASSDMSHYEPDPVAREKDKKAIDAMLALDPEALLRTVRSERISMCGAIPAAVVLFASLALGATSARLVRYATSGDVSGDRGQVVGYAGLAFT from the coding sequence ATGACGATCCGAAACCCCGCCGTGGCAGGGAGTTTTTATCCTAGATCGGCCCGGGAGCTGGACCGCGCCGTCCGGACCCTCACCGCCGACCTGCCGGAGAAGATCCCCGCCAAGGGGGTGGTCGCCCCCCACGCCGGCTACGTCTACTCGGGAGGGGTCGCGGGGGCCCTCTTCTCCTCGATCGAAATCCCCCTGCGCCACATCATCTTCTGCCCCAACCACACCGGCCGGGGGGCGGAGGCGGCGATCCATGGGCGGGGGGCCTGGAAGATGCCCTGGGGCGACGTCCCGATCGACGAGGGACTCGCCGACCGCCTGATCGAGGCTTCCCCCCTGCTTCGGGAGGACCCCTCGGCCCACCGGGACGAGCACTCGCTGGAGGTGCAGCTTCCCTTTCTCCGGAGGTTCCGGCCGGAGTTCTACTTCGTCCCGGTCGCGCTGGGCGACCTTTCCCCCTCCGATTGCCGGGCGCTGGGAGAATCGGCCGCGCGGGTCGTCGGGGAGGATCCGGAGCCGGTCCTGCTCATCGCCAGCTCCGACATGTCCCACTACGAGCCGGACCCGGTCGCCCGCGAAAAGGACAAAAAGGCGATCGACGCCATGCTTGCCCTGGACCCGGAGGCGCTCCTGCGCACGGTCCGCTCGGAGCGGATCTCGATGTGCGGCGCCATCCCCGCCGCCGTCGTCCTGTTCGCCTCCCTCGCCCTTGGCGCAACCTCCGCCCGTCTGGTACGATATGCCACTTCCGGCGACGTCAGCGGGGACCGCGGGCAGGTCGTGGGGTATGCCGGCCTGGCCTTCACGTAA
- a CDS encoding glutamate--tRNA ligase, whose amino-acid sequence MPTVVTRFAPSPTGYLHIGGARTALFNWLFARRHGGKFLLRIEDTDKERSTPEMAQAILDGMRWLGLSWDEGPFFQTERIDLYRREADRLLAEGKAYRCVCTPEELDARRETMKARGEKPRYDGRCRNLPPAEAAGKTHVVRFRTPPSGKTIVDDLLRGEVTYDNAELDDLILLRSDGSPTYNFVVVVDDAAMGITHVLRGDDHLNNTPKQILLYEALGHPLPKFGHFPLIFGIEGGKMSKRQDDVSVQSYRERGFLPEAMVNYLVRLGWGHGDQEIFSVEELQRIFSLESVGKSPSRFDPEKLLHLSAHYLKSGDPRRLADLLVPFLRARGIETESSPWLAKAVRTFQERAKTLAEMAESSEYYFREKEPDPKAAEKFLTKEAAGLFEELANAFAPMAEFTPETIEPILHRIAEKRQEKLGKIAQPLRVALTGGTVSPGIFEVMDILGKDEVIRRLSAASDRIGKVS is encoded by the coding sequence ATGCCGACCGTGGTCACCCGCTTCGCCCCCAGCCCCACCGGATACCTCCATATCGGGGGGGCCCGCACCGCCCTCTTCAACTGGCTCTTCGCGCGGCGCCACGGCGGGAAGTTCCTCCTGCGGATCGAGGACACCGACAAGGAACGGTCCACGCCGGAGATGGCGCAGGCGATCCTCGACGGGATGCGCTGGCTGGGCCTTTCCTGGGACGAGGGCCCCTTCTTCCAGACGGAGCGGATCGACCTCTACCGCCGCGAGGCGGACCGGCTGCTGGCCGAAGGGAAAGCCTACCGCTGCGTGTGCACGCCGGAGGAGCTCGACGCCCGCCGGGAAACCATGAAGGCCCGGGGGGAGAAGCCGCGGTACGACGGCCGGTGCCGGAACCTGCCTCCCGCGGAGGCGGCCGGGAAGACCCACGTGGTCCGGTTCCGGACCCCCCCCTCCGGAAAAACGATCGTCGACGACCTCCTGCGCGGGGAGGTGACCTACGACAACGCCGAGCTTGACGACCTGATCCTGCTCCGCTCGGACGGCTCGCCGACCTACAATTTCGTCGTGGTCGTGGACGACGCGGCGATGGGGATCACCCATGTGTTGCGAGGCGACGACCATCTGAACAACACCCCGAAGCAGATCCTGCTCTACGAAGCGCTCGGCCACCCGCTCCCGAAGTTCGGCCACTTTCCATTGATCTTCGGGATCGAGGGGGGAAAGATGTCGAAGCGGCAGGACGACGTCTCGGTGCAGTCCTACCGGGAGCGGGGATTTCTCCCCGAGGCGATGGTGAACTACCTGGTGCGGCTGGGATGGGGGCACGGGGACCAGGAGATCTTCTCGGTGGAGGAACTGCAACGGATCTTCTCCCTGGAGAGCGTCGGGAAATCCCCCTCCCGGTTCGACCCGGAGAAGCTGCTGCACCTTTCCGCCCACTACCTCAAGTCGGGCGATCCGCGGCGGCTGGCGGATCTGCTGGTCCCTTTCCTGCGTGCCCGGGGGATCGAGACGGAAAGTTCCCCCTGGCTGGCGAAGGCGGTCCGCACCTTCCAGGAGCGCGCGAAGACGCTGGCGGAGATGGCGGAGTCTTCCGAGTACTATTTCCGGGAGAAGGAGCCGGACCCGAAGGCGGCGGAAAAGTTCCTCACGAAGGAGGCGGCCGGACTCTTCGAGGAACTGGCAAACGCGTTCGCCCCCATGGCGGAATTTACCCCCGAGACCATTGAACCGATACTTCACCGTATAGCGGAAAAACGCCAGGAAAAGCTTGGGAAGATTGCTCAGCCACTTCGGGTGGCATTGACCGGGGGCACGGTGTCCCCCGGGATCTTCGAGGTGATGGATATCCTGGGAAAAGACGAGGTGATCCGCCGCCTCTCGGCGGCTTCCGACCGGATCGGGAAAGTGTCCTGA